The nucleotide sequence TGGAACTGAATGTGCGTGAAGTGCGCGCGGTGGCCGTCCACGGCCTTCATGGTGTCGAGCGTCGTCTGCCAGTTGCCCGGCATCCCGAGTTGGTTGCAGTGAATGTGTGCCGGGTGCGGCAACTTCAACTCGTCCGCGGTGCGCGCGACCGCAGCGACAATCGCGCGCGGCGACACCCCGAACCCGGGAACGACGTCGTCGAGCCCCGCCATTCCGCTGCGGCCCTGCTTCCACACTTCGACGCCGCCGGGGTTCACCACTTTCAGTGCGTACCCGCGGGTCGCGTTGAGGAGCCACCCGCAGAACGCCCGCACGCGCTCGGATTCGCCGCGCCCGAGCTGGTCCATCAGGTAGTGGTTGTTGCCGACGAGGACGAAGAACCCTTTGTCGATGACCGGGGTGTCGTGGAACTCTTCGTGGGTGTGGCGCGCGCCCAGTGGGGGGATCGCGGCGTCGAACACGGTCGTGTAGCCGAGGCCCGCGTAGAGGTAGCCGGTCGTGAACGTGGTCGGCGTGCTGCCGCGTGTGCCCGATCGCAGGAGATCGGTGCGGAAGAAGGGCGGGTTGTCGCGCCGGTCCTCGGGCCGGAGCTTGCGCGCGACGTTCACCTTCGGACCGGCAATGTGCGCGTGCATGTCCACGCCGCCGGGCATCACGACGAGGCCCGAAAGGTCGAACGTGCGCGCGGGGAGCGCTGCGTCGGCGGGCGGATCGACGATCTTCCCGTCGGCGATCCACAGGTCGCGAACTTCGCCGTAAACGCCGTTCGCGGGATCGTAGACGGTTCCGCCGGCTAGCTTGGTGAGAGGCATGCGGAGATTCTAAGAGGCGCGCGGCCGGCCGGGAACGCGAAGCCGCAACACGCGAGCCGATGAAACAAGGAACGCTCTGTGACCTTCGGGCAAATCCCGAGGGTCACAGAGCGTCACGTTCCACACCGGCCGGCTTACACCGGCCGTTCGCCAAACTTCCGGCTCACACGGGGCGTTCGCATTTTCACTTCACGATGGCGCAGAAGTCGATCTGGTACGGGGCCAGTTCCTTTTGGCGGCTGATGTCGGTGACGAGTTTTTGGGCCTCGGGCGCGGTCCGCACCTCGAAACTCACGATCAGCTTCTTCGTACCGGTCCAGCGGACCTCCACAAAAGTGGCCCGCCCCTGGCACACCTCGCGAATGAGAGTCGCGATCGGGTCCGGGGTGTTGTCGTTCATTTGTGCCCGGGCCACGATGAGCTTGGCGTTCGCCGCACCCGACTTCCACGCCGGCACATCGTTCGCGGGCGGAGCCGGGGCTGCGGCCGGCGCGGGTGGCGTGCTGCTCGCCGGTGCCCACGTTCCGGGCGCGGGTTGTGTGGACGCGGGGGCCGTCTGCCAGTGGTACTCCTCGCGCTTCGGCGCTTCCGGCGGCTTCACGTCCTTGACTTCGACGCGCGCGGGTTCTTCCGGCTTGGGCTCTTCCGTCACAGAGATCGGGAGCGCGCCGGGGGGGGGCTGCGGGGTCGCGACCGGCTTCGTGGGTTCCATCGCCGGGAGAATGGACGGGGCCGAGATCCGCGGACCAACCGGCGGCAGTTCAGCGGCCGGTTCCGGCTTCATTGCGGGCGGGAACGGGATCGGGGCCGGTTCCTTGACCGCGACCGCGGTCGGCTCGGGAACAACGGGCGGCGCGATCGCGACCGGAGGTACGATCGGCGGCGCGGTGATTCGCGGGATGTTCACCGGTACGGACGGCTTCTGAACGGGCGCGGGCGGGCTGGGCGGGCTGCCAACGTCCGGGCCGGGCGAGAACTTCGATTCGCCCGTCGGGTTGAACTTCGGCGGCTCGGGGCGATCCGCGCCCGGCGTGTTCGGTTGCGGCGTCTGCGGTTGCAGCCGCGGCTGGAATTGCGGGGCCGGCGGTAATTGTGGTTGCAGTTGCGGCTGCGACTGCGTTGCGACCGGTACGACGGATTGCGGAGGGGCCGCGGCGCGGCTCGTGCCGTAGCTCGGCGGTTCCGTGCCGGGCGGCGTGCGGAGCGGGTTCATCACGGGCACGGGGAACGCGCCGGGCGTCGCACCGGTAATCGAGTACCAGTTCGCGGACGCCTTCGGGTACTGGCCCGTCGGGGCGAACGGGTTCGCGCCCGGGGTCACAGTCCCCCACCCGTACCAGCGGTACGCGGGCGGCCCGGCGAACACCGGCGATCCACTCGCGCTCGTCCCGCGGAACGGGGTCGAGGCCGTCGGTTCGGGTTGTTGCTGTTGGGGGGCCGAAGAGCCTTTCGGCCTTTCAAAGCCCTTCGACGAAAGTGCCGGATCGTCCTTCGGTTGTGGCGTGAGCTGGCGCACGTCCCCGCGGCCGCGCGTCAAACTCCCGGCCGCGGGAACGACGCCCGGGTCCGTTCCTGGCCCGGAGAGCCACGCGGGGCCGGCCACGCCCGGGCGCCCGGAGCCGGTTCCCGTACCCGACCGCGTTACCGGTGTAGTCGGGAACGACGACGGCGGGAAATCGTCCGCAGCGCCCCGCGCGACCGGAGCCTCACCGGGTTTCAGCGCTTCGGGTGGTCGGAAGGTCGCGCCGCGCTCGCGCGGTGGTTGCGCCACCGCCACCGTGACGGCCAACCCCAGCACCGCGATCACGCCCACAAATGTCCGCATGGCCTCGTCCTTGAGAGCTTCGATAGTGCTGCGGAGAACGTGCCGGGGACCGCGTTAAGAATCCGTTCTTGCGCGAGAACCCGGCACTCGGAACTCATTTCTTTTGCGCCGGCGCCGGCGGGCGCGACGTCCCGACTCCGGCCAGCCCGGACCGGGTACCACCGCGGTTGCCGAACGGCGACGGGAAGTAACCCAGCGTGTTCCCGAACACGACCGCGTGCCCGGCCGGGGGGAGCACGGAGCCGGGGCCGACCTCATACGGCTGCAACGGGTCCGCAGCGTTCGCCAGTTGCGGGAAGAACAGCGTCCGGTTCCCGCCCGGCGCCGTAAACGGCGCCCCCGAGCCCTGGTTCATCATCCCGCCCACGGTTCCCGGGCGCACGCCGTAGTAGTAGTTCACGCCCGGGTTGCCGCCCCGCAACAAATTCAAGTACGGGCTGAGCGGCTGGTTCTGCGGGTTGTAGATGTTCGGCATCACACCCCCCGGCGGGTACTGCTGTTGCTGTTGGTACTGTTGCGTCGGGTACTGGGCTGTCGCGGCCCCGGCGGTGCCGAGGACCGCAACCACCATCAACAAGAAGCGCGTCATGTCGTGAATCCTCCGTGTTGAGTGCCCACCTACAGCCTAACCTTCACATCGCCGCATTTCGCGTTCCGAAATCCGCGTCAGATCAGTTGTTGTTCCCGAACCCGTTGCCGCGCCCGGCGATCTGGTTCACAGTGCTCGACCCGAGGAGCGTGATCCCGAACACCCGCTCGACGGGCGCGATGAGGCGTGCGAGCGTGCGGTCGATGGTCACGAGGCGCTGGGCCTTCACGTAGATGCGGTCCCCCGGCATCACCTGGTAGTTCGTGTACGTGATGCCGTGTTGACTCATCCCGACCCAGTCCACGGGTAGAATCTGCCACGGCTGCCCGGCGTGCGGCGTGCGGCGTGCGATCCAGATGTTCCGGCGGCTAGACACGTCGGACAGGCCCCCGATATTGGAAATCGCGTCCAGCACGGTTTCGCTGCCGGTGATGGGGAACGACACGACCTGCTCCCCGGCGCCCTGACCTCCGCCGTCGACAATGATGTAATACCGTTTGCTGTTGTACGCGATCACGTCCACGATCACGATGATGCTCTCCGGCTGCGTCTCGAACTTGCTCAGCGTGAATTGCTGAGCGAGGTGCGTGCGGATCGCTTCGGCCGCTTGATCGAGCGTCAGACCCGCGACCGGCACCGCGCCCCAGAACCCGAGGCCGACGGACCCGTCGAGCCGAACCTGGAACGGCCCCGAGACCGGCTGGACCGTGAGCGGGATGGTCACGTCCTTCATGCGGTCCTTCCCGTCAATGCCAGTGATCACTTTGCCGCTTACCGGATCAAAGTCCGGCACCTTGGTCCGCTGCACGACTTCGATGAGCAGTTGGTCCGGCGCTTCGATGACGTAGGGCGGGAGCGTGATCTTCTTCATTTCACGCGGAACGGCGTCTTCCGGCGGCACCTGGATGTGCGCGTTCGCGTCATTGGGCATCGGGGGCGTTCCGAAGTAGCCCGCGTGCGACCCGTGCATGCAGCCGGTGGCGACCATTGCGAGTCCGGCGACGACGAACAAGAGCTTGCACCGACGCGCCGCTGTCATAACCGCTCCCCCGCACGAAACGCTCCCCGGCAACCGCCGGTATCGCTTGTGTTATCGGCGCGGCCGGAACCGTTCGTGAACCAAACCACACGAATCGCACGGGTTTGATTCAAGTCCGGGGGACTGGGTTACGTGAGCAA is from Gemmata palustris and encodes:
- a CDS encoding polysaccharide biosynthesis/export family protein, which translates into the protein MTAARRCKLLFVVAGLAMVATGCMHGSHAGYFGTPPMPNDANAHIQVPPEDAVPREMKKITLPPYVIEAPDQLLIEVVQRTKVPDFDPVSGKVITGIDGKDRMKDVTIPLTVQPVSGPFQVRLDGSVGLGFWGAVPVAGLTLDQAAEAIRTHLAQQFTLSKFETQPESIIVIVDVIAYNSKRYYIIVDGGGQGAGEQVVSFPITGSETVLDAISNIGGLSDVSSRRNIWIARRTPHAGQPWQILPVDWVGMSQHGITYTNYQVMPGDRIYVKAQRLVTIDRTLARLIAPVERVFGITLLGSSTVNQIAGRGNGFGNNN